A single region of the Paraburkholderia megapolitana genome encodes:
- a CDS encoding GNAT family N-acetyltransferase, which translates to MTYEIIDTTLLDPVARPLLDALEIEYATRYREFRPDSSASASEEMARYPAELFAPPEGAFIVVVLDGKTVGGGAFKRYDATTAELKRIWTHASQRRQGLARRVVQELEARALRQGYRRVYLTTGFKQPEATELYLNAGYEPLFDRSIAPEVHFRLPFGKDLLEPGRTDSLEDLIQHEPLGVR; encoded by the coding sequence ATGACCTACGAAATCATTGATACCACTCTGCTGGATCCCGTTGCACGGCCTCTACTGGATGCGCTCGAAATCGAATACGCAACCCGTTATCGCGAGTTTCGCCCGGACAGTTCTGCTTCGGCGAGTGAAGAAATGGCGCGTTATCCCGCCGAGTTATTCGCACCGCCCGAAGGCGCTTTCATCGTCGTCGTACTCGATGGAAAGACGGTCGGTGGCGGTGCATTCAAACGCTATGACGCGACGACTGCGGAACTCAAGCGTATCTGGACCCATGCGAGTCAGCGCCGTCAGGGGCTCGCTCGTCGCGTCGTGCAGGAACTCGAGGCGCGTGCGTTGCGGCAGGGATATCGCCGCGTTTATCTGACCACGGGCTTCAAGCAGCCTGAAGCAACCGAACTCTATCTCAACGCGGGCTACGAGCCGCTGTTCGATCGTTCGATTGCGCCGGAGGTCCATTTCCGTCTGCCGTTCGGCAAGGATCTGCTGGAACCGGGGCGCACCGATTCATTGGAGGATCTGATTCAGCACGAACCGCTTGGCGTTCGCTAA
- a CDS encoding ABC transporter substrate-binding protein, whose translation MKQGRHILSAVAGTLFALAIGVAGTVWAANTTTFNLSPDQHDRVRTTPDATAIKGVPAAFPFAEKGELVVGMTLGAPPLGTYATDAKTAVGFDPDLAQLVADGLGRKLKIVALAWADWPLALQSGKVDAVLSNVTVTEERKEKFDFSTYRRDVIGFYVTDSSPIKSIREPKDVAGLRVITDSGTNQEKILLEWDRQNVAHGLKPVQVQYYDDLAVRSLALSSGRADLILSVNSSLAYEAAQKGQIRAVGAISGGWPILADVAITTRKGSGLAAPLTLLLNNLISSGKYTQVLDRWSLGSEAIDQARTNPPGLPKS comes from the coding sequence ATGAAGCAAGGTCGGCATATTCTTTCGGCAGTAGCCGGAACGCTGTTCGCACTGGCGATCGGCGTAGCAGGCACAGTATGGGCAGCGAACACCACCACCTTCAATCTGAGCCCGGATCAGCACGACCGTGTGCGTACCACACCGGACGCGACAGCAATCAAGGGCGTACCTGCTGCATTTCCGTTCGCTGAAAAGGGCGAACTGGTTGTCGGTATGACACTGGGGGCACCTCCGCTCGGTACCTATGCGACCGATGCGAAGACGGCAGTGGGTTTCGATCCGGACCTCGCACAGCTGGTCGCCGACGGCCTGGGGCGCAAGCTGAAAATCGTCGCGCTCGCGTGGGCAGACTGGCCGCTCGCGCTGCAATCGGGCAAGGTCGATGCGGTGCTGTCGAACGTAACCGTGACCGAGGAACGTAAAGAGAAATTCGACTTCTCGACCTATCGGCGCGACGTGATCGGATTCTATGTAACCGATTCGAGCCCGATCAAGTCGATCCGTGAACCGAAGGACGTCGCCGGGCTACGCGTCATTACAGACTCGGGCACGAACCAGGAAAAGATCCTGCTCGAATGGGACCGGCAGAATGTCGCGCATGGACTGAAGCCGGTGCAGGTTCAATACTACGACGACCTCGCCGTACGGAGTCTGGCGCTGAGTTCGGGCCGCGCCGACCTGATTTTGAGCGTCAACTCGTCACTCGCCTATGAGGCTGCGCAGAAAGGCCAGATACGCGCAGTCGGCGCGATCAGCGGGGGCTGGCCGATTCTCGCCGATGTCGCGATTACGACACGCAAGGGCAGTGGGCTTGCCGCACCGCTCACGCTGCTGCTGAACAACCTCATTAGCAGCGGGAAATACACGCAGGTACTCGATCGCTGGAGTCTGGGCAGCGAAGCGATCGATCAGGCCAGGACGAACCCGCCAGGGTTGCCAAAGAGTTAA
- a CDS encoding TonB-dependent receptor plug domain-containing protein, with the protein MISVAALAITCNGTAWAQSATATAPAPVQVSGATAAATATTGTQPAQTSAAPPRQPALQLASRQAGATSVVLQDAVVVTGTRTSTKASQSLTPIDVISAAQLQATGQSNLRDALVKLSSSITRETYAGDTAQLTDALSLHGLTPDHVLVLINGKRRHTTANIALDGGLNQGSTGVDIDMIPVGLIDHIEVLRDGASAQYGSDAIAGVINIILKTKTHGGSLETTNGQTYAGDGFKNGESASLGLNLGDQGYLDLAAEYDRQNHTVRTGPDDYFGTFAPGHGYYNPIEGNPASTRESVGFNAGYHLNDDVELYGFGTYAHRDAQAYQNYRPPSVLPQVYPGGFVPTETVSENDYSITSGIKGQQNLFGWSWDLSTTYGGDHERIGIDNSANTGLFAAQGYTPTSFHLATVSNTQLTNNLDFSRAFNIPLLPAPVNVSVGVEQRRETYSVGAGDEASYLDGGAQALPGLAPVSASDNSRNVLGTYIDLSTHLTPKWTVDLAGRFEHYSDVGDTTNGKVSTRYDFTPQIAVRGSVSSGFRAPSLAEEYYSNVSESPASVFGLLAANSAAAKLIGAQPLKPEESTNYNVGLVLTPTKDLHLTIDAYQIDIRNRIVEGGTASGASAIAAMEAAGLSVPGTIPASAVSASYFTNGASTRTRGIDLSGTWHTSFGVYGQVDWDLGVNLNTTSVTQVATGANGQPELNAQQIGWLSTSTPKNKIIVGGTWHLDKWGVSLHETRFGPTSSEQTYIVGPNAFSTTQFIHFQNAAKYITDVEVRYDVTRKFEIAVGANNLFNVYPNKLPYEAQLEGGHYDAYASTIGEDGGFYYLRARYVF; encoded by the coding sequence ATGATATCGGTCGCCGCATTGGCGATCACATGCAACGGCACGGCGTGGGCACAGAGCGCGACTGCGACTGCGCCGGCGCCGGTGCAGGTGAGCGGTGCCACGGCCGCTGCAACGGCAACGACAGGAACGCAGCCCGCGCAAACATCAGCCGCGCCGCCCAGGCAGCCCGCACTGCAGCTTGCGTCGAGGCAGGCCGGCGCAACCAGCGTCGTACTGCAGGACGCCGTGGTCGTGACCGGCACACGCACCAGCACGAAGGCGAGCCAGAGCCTTACGCCGATCGATGTGATCAGCGCGGCGCAGTTGCAGGCCACCGGGCAGAGCAACCTGCGGGACGCGCTCGTCAAACTGTCGTCATCGATCACGCGTGAGACCTATGCCGGCGACACGGCACAACTGACCGACGCGCTGTCGCTGCACGGCCTCACACCGGACCACGTGCTGGTATTGATCAACGGCAAGCGCCGTCATACCACGGCGAATATCGCGCTGGACGGCGGCCTGAACCAGGGGTCGACCGGGGTCGACATCGACATGATCCCGGTTGGCCTCATCGATCACATCGAAGTCCTGCGTGACGGTGCGTCGGCGCAGTACGGTTCGGATGCGATTGCCGGCGTGATCAACATCATCCTGAAGACTAAAACGCATGGCGGATCGCTGGAGACCACGAACGGCCAGACCTACGCAGGCGATGGTTTCAAGAACGGCGAGTCGGCCAGTCTCGGCCTGAATCTCGGCGATCAGGGCTACCTCGATCTCGCGGCGGAATACGACCGCCAGAACCATACGGTGCGCACCGGCCCCGACGATTACTTCGGAACCTTCGCGCCCGGGCACGGCTACTACAACCCGATCGAAGGGAATCCGGCCAGCACGCGCGAGTCGGTCGGTTTCAATGCCGGCTACCACCTGAACGACGACGTCGAACTGTATGGCTTTGGGACCTATGCGCATCGCGATGCACAGGCCTATCAGAACTATCGTCCGCCTTCAGTGCTTCCACAGGTTTATCCAGGCGGCTTTGTCCCGACGGAGACCGTCAGCGAGAACGACTACTCGATTACTTCCGGTATCAAAGGCCAGCAGAACCTGTTTGGCTGGTCGTGGGATCTGAGCACGACCTATGGCGGCGACCATGAGCGCATCGGCATCGACAATTCGGCCAACACCGGGTTGTTCGCCGCGCAAGGCTACACGCCAACCAGCTTTCACCTTGCAACGGTCAGCAACACGCAACTGACGAACAACCTCGACTTCTCGCGTGCATTCAATATTCCGTTGCTGCCGGCACCGGTGAATGTATCGGTTGGCGTCGAGCAACGACGCGAGACCTACAGCGTAGGCGCGGGTGACGAAGCGTCGTATCTGGACGGCGGTGCGCAGGCGCTGCCGGGTCTTGCGCCCGTCAGCGCGAGCGACAACTCGCGCAACGTGCTCGGCACCTACATCGACCTGTCCACTCATCTCACACCGAAGTGGACCGTCGATCTGGCGGGTCGCTTCGAACACTACAGCGATGTCGGCGATACGACGAACGGCAAGGTTTCGACACGCTACGACTTCACACCGCAGATCGCGGTGCGCGGCAGTGTGAGTAGCGGATTCCGTGCGCCGTCGCTCGCCGAGGAGTACTACAGCAACGTGAGCGAATCACCGGCGTCGGTCTTCGGCCTGCTCGCGGCGAATTCCGCTGCGGCGAAGCTGATCGGCGCGCAGCCGCTGAAACCGGAGGAATCGACCAACTACAACGTCGGCCTCGTACTGACGCCAACCAAAGACCTGCATCTGACGATCGATGCGTACCAGATCGACATCCGCAACCGGATTGTCGAAGGCGGCACCGCATCGGGCGCGTCCGCGATCGCAGCGATGGAGGCCGCGGGGTTGTCGGTGCCGGGCACGATTCCGGCTTCAGCGGTGTCGGCAAGCTACTTCACGAACGGTGCGAGCACGCGCACTCGTGGCATCGACCTGTCGGGGACCTGGCACACCAGTTTCGGCGTTTATGGCCAGGTGGACTGGGATCTTGGCGTGAACCTGAACACGACCTCGGTCACGCAGGTGGCCACCGGCGCGAACGGCCAGCCGGAACTCAATGCGCAGCAGATCGGCTGGCTCAGCACGTCGACGCCGAAGAACAAGATCATCGTCGGCGGCACGTGGCATCTCGACAAGTGGGGCGTGAGTCTGCACGAGACGCGCTTTGGTCCGACCTCGAGCGAGCAGACCTACATTGTCGGACCCAATGCATTTTCGACGACGCAGTTCATTCACTTCCAGAATGCGGCGAAGTACATCACCGACGTGGAGGTCCGTTACGACGTGACGAGGAAGTTCGAGATCGCCGTGGGCGCGAACAACCTCTTCAACGTGTATCCGAACAAGTTGCCGTATGAAGCGCAACTCGAAGGCGGGCATTACGACGCCTATGCCTCGACGATCGGCGAGGACGGCGGCTTCTATTACCTGCGGGCACGCTATGTTTTCTAG
- a CDS encoding LLM class flavin-dependent oxidoreductase — protein sequence MSYSLSILDKSPIAEGTSAHDALRFTIRLAQRAEALGYQRYWIAEHHGSSALASSAPEIVVSHLLAHTSRIRVGSGGVMLQHYSPFKVAESFRVLASLAPGRVDLGIGKAPGGLPLTTRALQWFHDKTKKPDFAHQLEELDAFLKAGVAVDHPLAGAVALPTPPEAPQGILLGGSPESAALAAKHGWQFCYAGHFNGDSDNIERSIDVYRNATGRTPLLALFAFAAQSKAEAQRHVGPLRIFKLRLATGQSVNLPSPEAAAEFARQTGVTDYRLDELHPHVVTGTPDEVHQELDALHERFGIEEFVIDIPVADYALRLAAVEALAVAQQPARV from the coding sequence ATGTCTTATTCCCTTTCGATTCTCGACAAAAGTCCGATTGCAGAAGGAACGAGTGCGCACGATGCATTGCGCTTTACGATCCGGCTCGCCCAGCGCGCAGAAGCCTTGGGTTATCAGCGTTACTGGATCGCCGAGCATCATGGCTCGTCGGCGCTGGCAAGCTCCGCGCCGGAGATCGTGGTGTCCCATCTGCTCGCGCATACGTCGCGTATAAGAGTCGGCTCCGGTGGCGTGATGCTTCAGCATTACAGCCCGTTTAAGGTGGCCGAATCGTTCCGGGTGCTGGCGTCCCTCGCGCCGGGTCGCGTCGACCTTGGCATCGGCAAGGCGCCAGGCGGATTGCCGCTAACCACGCGTGCGCTGCAGTGGTTTCACGACAAGACAAAGAAGCCCGATTTCGCTCACCAGCTCGAAGAACTCGATGCGTTCCTGAAAGCAGGCGTGGCTGTCGATCATCCTTTGGCGGGCGCAGTCGCGTTGCCTACGCCGCCTGAAGCACCGCAAGGCATCCTGCTCGGCGGTAGTCCAGAAAGCGCAGCGTTGGCCGCGAAACATGGCTGGCAGTTCTGCTATGCCGGTCACTTTAATGGCGATAGCGACAACATCGAACGTTCGATTGACGTCTATCGCAACGCGACGGGGCGCACGCCGCTGCTCGCGCTCTTTGCGTTTGCCGCGCAATCGAAAGCTGAAGCGCAACGCCATGTCGGTCCACTGCGCATTTTCAAGTTGCGGCTTGCCACGGGGCAGAGCGTCAATCTGCCGAGTCCTGAAGCTGCAGCCGAGTTCGCGCGGCAAACCGGCGTGACCGACTACCGGCTCGACGAACTGCATCCGCACGTCGTCACCGGTACACCGGATGAAGTGCATCAGGAACTCGACGCCTTGCACGAACGCTTCGGCATCGAGGAATTCGTCATCGACATTCCCGTAGCGGACTACGCGCTGCGCCTCGCTGCGGTTGAAGCGCTGGCTGTTGCACAACAGCCAGCACGCGTCTGA